A stretch of the Rosa rugosa chromosome 5, drRosRugo1.1, whole genome shotgun sequence genome encodes the following:
- the LOC133710301 gene encoding peptidyl-prolyl cis-trans isomerase FKBP17-1, chloroplastic isoform X2 translates to MMMMLQYSAALRCSLPPDHSTVRSVLPNITSATSSSSNLTRREVLSTALISTTLGFTVATPSKSAAAEFLELPNSGGVKALDLRVGTGEVPSDGDQVSVHYYGRLAAKQGWRFDSTYDHKDENGEPTPFIFVVGTGKVISGIETAVKSMRVGGLRRIVIPPSQGYQSTSQEPIPPNFFDRQRLFTTIFNPTRLANGEGSTLGTLVFDIELVSLRHK, encoded by the exons atgatgatgatgctccAGTACTCGGCAGCACTACGATGCTCTCTTCCTCCCGACCATTCAACAGTGCGTTCAGTTCTTCCCAACATCACCTCTGCAACTTCATCGTCATCCAATCTAACAAGAAGGGAAGTTTTATCGACTGCTTTAATCTCCACCACATTGGGCTTTACCGTGGCTACTCCTTCAAAGTCCGCCGCAGCTGAGTTCTTGGAACTACCCAACTCCGGTGGCGTCAAGGCTTTGGACCTTCGTGTTGGTACTGGTGAAGTACCCTCCGATGGCGACCAG GTCTCTGTTCATTACTATGGAAGGTTGGCAGCAAAACAAGGATGGCGCTTTGACTCAACATATGATCACAAAGATGAAAATGGTGAACCAACTCCTTTTATATTCGTAGTTGGGACTGGGAAA GTCATTTCAGGGATTGAAACAGCTGTAAAATCTATGAGAGTGGGTGGTCTTCGTAGGATCGTTATACCACCATCGCAAGGATATCAGAGCACGTCACAAGAACCCATACCACCTAAT TTTTTTGACAGGCAGAGACTGTTTACAACCATTTTCAATCCAACTCGTCTTGCTAATGGAGAAGGATCAACTTTGGGGACGCTTGTATTCGATATCGAGCTGGTCAGCCTGAGGCATAAATAA
- the LOC133707815 gene encoding hydroxyproline O-galactosyltransferase GALT3 — MKTSRPDRQRFIISSFLFICFLCALASINEVRFDSLLKFGRCALTKINSPSQIYNSSSSTLIETQKNSSEDEIRVLFGILTLPDQYQRRHFLRLIYGTQNPVGAKVDVKFVFCNLTKEDQKVLVALEIMRYDDIIILDCKENMNKGKTYTYFSSLPEIFNDTDGVYPPYHYVMKADDDAYFRLQSLVDSLKPLPREDLYYGYVIPCPSMDPFVHYMSGMGYLISWDIVEWIRDSDIPKNQLEGPEDKIFGEWIRNGHRAKNRFNAKWSMYNFPEPPTRCTHELWPDTIAVHLLKTQEKWIRTLKYFNVTDNLRPSKLYHIP; from the coding sequence ATGAAGACTTCCAGGCCAGACAGACAACGGTTCATCATTTCTTCTTTCTTATTCATTTGCTTCCTCTGTGCCTTGGCTTCTATAAACGAAGTACGGTTCGACAGTCTTCTCAAGTTTGGTCGTTGCGCTCTTACAAAAATCAACTCTCCTTCTCAGATATATAATTCCTCATCGAGCACCTTGATCGAAACCCAGAAGAATTCCTCTGAAGATGAAATTCGTGTACTTTTTGGCATTCTAACCCTTCCAGACCAATACCAACGCCGACACTTCCTGCGTTTAATCTATGGCACTCAGAATCCGGTGGGGGCAAAAGTGGACGTGAAGTTTGTATTCTGCAACCTCACAAAGGAAGACCAAAAGGTACTCGTTGCATTAGAAATAATGCGCTATGATGACATTATCATTCTCGATTGCAAGGAGAATATGAACAAGGGTAAGACTTACACCTACTTTTCAAGCTTGCCGGAGATTTTCAACGATACAGATGGGGTGTATCCACCTTACCATTATGTCATGAAAGCCGATGATGATGCCTACTTTCGGCTTCAAAGCTTGGTCGACTCTTTGAAGCCTTTGCCTAGAGAAGACTTGTACTATGGTTATGTAATTCCATGCCCAAGCATGGACCCTTTTGTGCATTACATGTCTGGAATGGGGTATTTGATTTCTTGGGATATAGTTGAGTGGATCAGAGACTCAGATATCCCTAAGAACCAATTAGAAGGCCCCGAGGACAAAATTTTTGGTGAGTGGATTAGAAATGGGCATCGAGCTAAGAATAGGTTCAACGCTAAGTGGAGTATGTACAATTTTCCGGAGCCACCTACAAGATGTACTCACGAGCTTTGGCCAGATACGATTGCAGTTCATTTGTTGAAGACTCAGGAAAAGTGGATTCGGACATTGAAATACTTCAATGTCACTGATAATCTCAGGCCATCAAAATTGTATCATATACCTTAG
- the LOC133710301 gene encoding peptidyl-prolyl cis-trans isomerase FKBP17-1, chloroplastic isoform X1, giving the protein MMMMLQYSAALRCSLPPDHSTVRSVLPNITSATSSSSNLTRREVLSTALISTTLGFTVATPSKSAAAEFLELPNSGGVKALDLRVGTGEVPSDGDQVSVHYYGRLAAKQGWRFDSTYDHKDENGEPTPFIFVVGTGKVISGIETAVKSMRVGGLRRIVIPPSQGYQSTSQEPIPPNVLTLILPDSLSLLSVFFDRQRLFTTIFNPTRLANGEGSTLGTLVFDIELVSLRHK; this is encoded by the exons atgatgatgatgctccAGTACTCGGCAGCACTACGATGCTCTCTTCCTCCCGACCATTCAACAGTGCGTTCAGTTCTTCCCAACATCACCTCTGCAACTTCATCGTCATCCAATCTAACAAGAAGGGAAGTTTTATCGACTGCTTTAATCTCCACCACATTGGGCTTTACCGTGGCTACTCCTTCAAAGTCCGCCGCAGCTGAGTTCTTGGAACTACCCAACTCCGGTGGCGTCAAGGCTTTGGACCTTCGTGTTGGTACTGGTGAAGTACCCTCCGATGGCGACCAG GTCTCTGTTCATTACTATGGAAGGTTGGCAGCAAAACAAGGATGGCGCTTTGACTCAACATATGATCACAAAGATGAAAATGGTGAACCAACTCCTTTTATATTCGTAGTTGGGACTGGGAAA GTCATTTCAGGGATTGAAACAGCTGTAAAATCTATGAGAGTGGGTGGTCTTCGTAGGATCGTTATACCACCATCGCAAGGATATCAGAGCACGTCACAAGAACCCATACCACCTAATGTACTTACTCTGATTCTTCCAGATTCTTTAAGTCTGCTATCTGTT TTTTTTGACAGGCAGAGACTGTTTACAACCATTTTCAATCCAACTCGTCTTGCTAATGGAGAAGGATCAACTTTGGGGACGCTTGTATTCGATATCGAGCTGGTCAGCCTGAGGCATAAATAA